In the Penaeus chinensis breed Huanghai No. 1 chromosome 31, ASM1920278v2, whole genome shotgun sequence genome, one interval contains:
- the LOC125041954 gene encoding transducin beta-like protein 3, translating to MASKLQLKTNYESDAKFEAYFTGQRVEVTNDGSAVLCECRDSVGIVSLETGQVTGRITCEEDEVVCLSLSPNNKTVAVALKSTSVQQYQWPSLELVRSFRSYHRGPVTTMAWDASSTLLVTGAADSSARIWDLEQKFCTHSLKGASGVFGVVLFHPDLLKLPRVYGSAGNNIHLWNLAAGSSELHATLNGHHAAVTDLSLTHDQKHMLSVGLDRVIILWDLITMSCKKVVPVFESLSGLVLQHPERTAFPGAKTDDDHIYAMVVGDKGVPAVWQVDTGREVWKASTPVVPPPEDQEGGVTLIKQLTDVPALDSVLMTTFDHSITLAKTSSLNIWKQLAGYNEQILDAVFVGPKDSYLAVATNSSQLRIYDSANLSCHLLQGHTALILAVARHSTHCNIFATSSQDTTARLWYLRDEDGTAECIGIAVGHTSGVGSIALASGYMVTGSRDTCLKQWKIKSVEDALSKGEDMSLTSLVCSNTEKAHDKDINYVCVSVNGKLIASASQDKTAKVWSGDNLSLLGVLHGHRRGLWCCEFSPSDEILATASADATIKLWTLSDFNNVATLEGHGVSVLKLAWISSGQQILSTGSDGLLKLWTARSRLCVATFDGHDDRTWALAVSGVGPDGVTDEDAQVVFTGGEDAKLVRWKDVTQEERDTAQKEAERQASGEQTLANLIKDKKWKRALGIAIKLGRPLHALKVVRAILDESPDQLPKVVVILRRDQRDALLDYAVKWNSTTKSCREAQNILKIVLQNQTPEELEEMQGWQSSLEGLLPYTQRHLKRVSALYQSAGILRYLAASISLGFVDTKHTALPPLDNLAFLQSISQSTDAIKPEEIKVEDEDDEDEYEDEEDEDEDEDEDEDEDEDEEDEQSRVGIKSKGMTISKAVKKEEQEEEEEEEVVEEEEEEEEEEEEEEEEEEEEEEEETEEEDEEEENEWVGEERQNQPPVSIDDLGTNIVVERILASSSDEEEEEEGEEEEEEEEATSDEGIEDDEESPVQEEERKKRRKEQSYSVDQLHLEGNPKRQRKEVDESPRGGRGGRGRGFGRDVRWNGPSRESFGSRRGEENRYSHKGGDRDRGRGRGRGRGRGTGRGRGRGRGHRGGAFKARG from the exons ATGGCTTCGAAATTGCAGTTAAAAACCAA CTATGAATCTGATGCGAAGTTTGAAGCTTACTTCACTGGCCAGCGAGTTGAG GTGACAAATGATGGGTCAGCAGTTTTATGTGAGTGTAGAGACAGTGTGGGCATTGTGTCATTGGAAACAGGTCAGGTGACAGGCCGAATTACCTGTGAAGAAGATGAAGTTGTCTGCCTCAGCCTTTCCCCAAACAATAAAACTGTAGCAGTAGCTCTCAAGTCTACATCAGTGCAACAGTACCAATGGCCAA GTTTAGAGCTAGTTCGGAGCTTCAGATCCTACCACCGTGGTCCTGTCACCACCATGGCCTGGGATGCTTCCTCTACCTTGCTTGTGACAGGAGCAGCAGATTCATCTGCAAGGATTTGGGACCTAGAACAGAAATTTTGCACTCACAGCCTCAAAGGGGCTTCGGGAGTTTTTGG GGTCGTATTGTTCCACCCTGATCTTCTGAAACTACCACGAGTGTATGGTTCAGCGGGCAACAACATCCATTTATGGAACCTTGCTGCTGGCTCATCAGAACTCCATGCCACATTAAATGGGCACCATGCAGCAGTTACAGATCTTTCCCTAACACATGATCAGAAACACATGCTCAG TGTGGGTCTGGATAGAGTCATCATTCTGTGGGACTTAATCACTATGTCTTGCAAGAAGGTTGTACCAGTATTTGAGTCACTCTCAGGGTTAGTCTTGCAGCATCCTGAGAGGACCGCATTTCCTGGTGCTAAAACAGATGATGATCATATCTATGCTATGGTTGTAGGTGATAAAG GTGTGCCAGCAGTGTGGCAAGTGGACACAGGACGTGAGGTGTGGAAGGCCTCAACTCCTGTGGTGCCTCCTCCAGAGGACCAGGAGGGAGGGGTCACTCTCATCAAACAGCTTACTGATGTGCCTGCACTTGACTCTGTCCTAATGACTACTTTTGACCACTCTATTACTCTTGCAAAGACCTCTTCACTCAATATCTGGAAACAG CTTGCAGGGTACAATGAACAGATTCTTGACGCAGTATTTGTGGGGCCCAAAGACTCCTACTTGGCTGTGGCCACAAACAGCTCCCAACTTCGGATCTATGATAGTGCTAACCTCAGCTGCCACCTTCTGCAGGGTCACACAGCACTGATTCTTGCTGTGGCTCGGCACTCTACACACTGTAATATATTTGCCACAAG TTCGCAAGACACAACTGCGCGTTTGTGGTACCTACGGGATGAGGATGGAACAGCAGAATGCATTGGCATAGCTGTTGGCCATACATCAGGTGTAGGGAGTATAGCGTTAGCATCAG GTTACATGGTAACAGGAAGCAGAGACACTTGCCTTAAACAATGGAAAATAAAATCAGTAGAAGATGCCCTCTCAAAAGGGGAGGACATGAGCTTGACCTCCCTCGTGTGTAGCAACACAGAAAAGGCCCATGACAAGGACATCAACTATGTTTGTGTGTCAGTCAATGGCAAATTAATAGCATCAGCATCTCAAGACAAGACAGCCAAA GTTTGGAGTGGTGACAACCTGTCGCTCTTGGGTGTTCTTCATGGCCATCGAAGAGGACTCTGGTGTTGCGAATTTTCCCCTTCAGATGAAATTTTGGCCACAGCCTCAGCAGATGCCACCATTAAGCTTTGGACCTTGAGTGATTTCAACAATGTTGCT ACATTGGAGGGCCATGGAGTGAGTGTGCTGAAGTTAGCTTGGATCAGCAGTGGACAACAGATACTCTCTACTGGATCTGATGGCCTCCTGAAGCTTTGGACTGCCAGGTCACGGCTGTGTGTTGCCACATTTGATGGCCATGATGACAGGACATGGGCATTAGCTGTCTCAGGTGTGGGACCAGATGGTGTCACAGATGAAGATGCACAAGTGGTGTTCACTGGCGGAGAAGATGCCAAACTTGTGCGTTGGAAAGATGTGACACAAGAAGAAAGGGACACTGCCCAGAAAGAAGCTGAAAG GCAAGCATCAGGTGAGCAAACACTCGCAAACTTAATAAAGGACAAGAAGTGGAAACGTGCACTTGGCATTGCCATTAAACTTGGACGTCCCCTGCATGCTTTGAAG gTGGTGAGAGCGATTCTGGATGAGAGCCCAGATCAGTTGCCTAAGGTTGTGGTTATTCTAAGGAGAGATCAAAGAGATGCTCTGCTGGACTATGCCGTGAAATGGAATAGTACAACCAAAAGCTGTCGTGAAGCTCAG AACATTTTGAAGATTGTGCTACAAAACCAGACACCAGAAGAGCTAGAGGAAATGCAAGGTTGGCAGAGTAGCCTTGAAGGCCTCCTGCCCTACACGCAGCGCCATCTGAAGAGAGTCTCTGCTCTCTACCAGTCTGCGGGTATCCTGCGGTATCTGGCGGCATCCATCTCACTGGGCTTTGTGGACACCAA ACACACAGCATTGCCTCCTCTTGATAATCTAGCATTCCTGCAAAGCATTAGTCAGTCAACAGATGCCATAAAACCTGAGGAGATTaaggttgaagatgaagatgatgaggacgaatatgaggatgaggaagatgaagatgaagatgaagatgaagatgaagatgaagacgaagacgaagaggatgaaCAAAGCCGAGTGGGGATAAAATCCAAGGGGATGACAATAAGCAAAGCTgttaagaaggaggagcaggaagaggaagaggaagaggaggtggtggaagaagaggaggaggaggaggaagaagaagaggaggaggaggaagaagaagaggaggaggaggaggaagaaacagaggaggaggatgaagaagaagaaaatgaatgggttggggaggagagacaAAATCAACCTCCAGTTTCCATAGATGATTTAGGAACAAACATTGTCGTTGAGAGAATTCTAGCTTCAAgctcagatgaagaagaagaggaagaaggggaagaggaagaggaggaagaagaggcaacgAGTGATGAAGGaatagaagatgatgaagaatcaCCAgtacaggaagaagaaagaaagaaaaggaggaaggaacagtCTTACTCAGTGGACCAGCTCCACCTCGAGGGAAACCCGAAGAGACAACGCAAGGAAGTGGATGAGAGTcctagaggagggagaggaggaagggggagaggctttGGGCGAGACGTTAGGTGGAATGGGCCATCTAGGGAGAGTTTTGGtagcagaagaggggaagaaaatagaTATTCCCATAAGGGAGGTGATAGGgacaggggcagaggcagagggagaggaagaggaagagggacaggaagaggaagaggtagaggaagaggacatAGAGGGGGAGCTTTTAAAGCACGTGGGTAG
- the LOC125041798 gene encoding dual specificity protein phosphatase MPK-4-like, translated as MEKKGGADLSKIEEGLYLGNLIAATEPKCLEEHFISHILTVDSKPLPTSITSLPGMSFLYIKANDMPQENLLIHFEDAINFIEEAQAKGSVLVHCFFGVSRSATLVTCFLMKKHRITFDEALGRIKARRGCVGPNSGFLQQLYLFQNMGWKLAEDHFQFRAFLLKSYAFAISKGRKVDENKYKCLVQPDPRTTPSESPVIYKCRMCRSSLVRKDSIMPHCDGQSPFWNDTKWAEPWDDASLCTQGIFTLPISWMADITSELKGKLTCGKCQAKLGSYDWCGGKCPCGAKITPAFFFIPSKVDKCT; from the exons atggaaaaaaaaggaggggcagACCTCAGTAAAATTGAAGAGGGCCTTTATTTAG GGAATTTGATTGCTGCAACAGAACCAAAATGTCTGGAGGAACACTTCATTTCGCACATCCTCACAGTGGATTCGAAACCCCTGCCGACAAGCATCACATCGTTACCTGGCATGAGCTTTCTCTATATCAAAG CAAATGATATGCCTCAGGAAAACCTCTTGATACATTTTGAGGATGCGATTAATTTCATAGAGGAAGCGCAGGCAAAAGGCAGTGTTCTTGTTCATTG tttctttggTGTGTCCAGAAGTGCTACACTAGTAACTTGTTTTTTAATGAAAAAGCACAGAATCACATTTGATGAAGCTCTAGGGAG AATCAAGGCAAGAAGAGGATGTGTAGGTCCTAACTCAGGATTTTTGCAACAGCTCTATCTTTTTCAAAATATGGGATGGAAATTGGCAGAAGATCATTTTCAATTCCGAGCTTTTCTGCTGAAGTCATATGCATTTGCAATCAGTAAAG GTAGAAAGGTGGATGAAAATAAGTACAAGTGTTTGGTACAGCCAGATCCAAGGACTACACCAAGTGAGAGTCCAGTTATATACAAATGTAGAATGTGCAG ATCTTCATTAGTGAGAAAGGATTCTATCATGCCACACTGTGATGGTCAGAGTCCCTTCTGGAATGACACCAAGTGGGCTGAACCATGGGACGATGCTTCACTTTGTACCCAAGGCATATTCACACTCCCAATATCCTGGATGGCTGATATTACATCTGAATTGAAAGGGAAGCTAACATGTGGCAAGTGCCAGGCAAAACTTGGAAGCTATGACTGGTGTGGAG GGAAATGTCCATGTGGAGCAAAAATAACACCTGCCTTTTTCTTTATTCCGTCAAAAGTGGATAAATGCACCTGA
- the LOC125041837 gene encoding actin-related protein 2/3 complex subunit 5-C-like, whose product MAKNTLSSEFRNLDVDQYNEDNYKEDDGEPQSPPIGIDEATIVSHINSGNHADALKLLLTNAPVASKGKNEQVKDMALNLVLKVLLSVNKSQMDQIIGALDQTHLDVLMKYIYRGFERPSEGSSAILLIWHEKVYNVGGVGCIVRVLTDRKRV is encoded by the exons ATGGCCAAGAATACGTTAAGCTCCGAGTTCCGAAACCTTGATGTTGACCAGTACAATGAAGATAATTACAAAGAAGATGATGGCGAACCCCAGAGTCCACCTATTGGGATTGATGAAGCCACAATTGTCTCGCATATAAACTCGG GCAATCATGCGGACGCTCTGAAACTCCTGCTAACAAATGCACCAGTAGCATCTAAGGGGAAAAATGAGCAAGTAAAGGACATGGCTCTGAACCTAGTGTTAAAG GTACTATTGTCTGTCAACAAGTCACAGATGGACCAGATAATTGGAGCTCTAGACCAAACCCATTTGGATGTCCTAATGAAGTACATTTACAGAGGCTTTGAGAGGCCATCAGAGGGATCCTCTGCCATTCTTCTTATTTGGCATGAGAAAGTGTATAATGTTGGAGGTGTAGGTTGTATTGTACGTGTTCTCACAGACAGAAAAAGGGTCTGA